One window of Corynebacterium sp. P3-F1 genomic DNA carries:
- the thiS gene encoding sulfur carrier protein ThiS — translation MQLVINGEKVQTEAANVGELLRERLGEVPAGTAVAVNGEVVPKSEWESTQLIDGTAVDILTAVQGG, via the coding sequence ATGCAGCTAGTCATTAACGGTGAAAAGGTCCAGACGGAAGCGGCGAATGTCGGCGAGCTCTTGCGCGAGCGTCTCGGCGAGGTACCGGCGGGAACGGCCGTAGCGGTGAACGGCGAGGTCGTGCCCAAGTCCGAATGGGAATCCACGCAGCTTATCGACGGCACTGCCGTCGACATCCTCACCGCCGTGCAGGGAGGCTAG